A part of Candidatus Electrothrix aestuarii genomic DNA contains:
- a CDS encoding VOC family protein, translated as MKFRGINHLALVTADMEATIRFWRDLMGMRLIHGFGEGDFRQYFFEIDEQSCLAFFEWDGAEPIAKKLHGQPISGPRVFDHIAFELDSQEEVWALKDKLEAAGFACSDMIDHDFIHSVYSFDPNGIPIEFCYKIKGREIRRKPVINDSSPPPAAQEGADPQPGIWPEVTQPTPEKAWAVKPGDSSGFFKK; from the coding sequence ATGAAATTTAGAGGGATTAATCACTTGGCCTTAGTGACTGCGGATATGGAGGCAACCATCCGTTTCTGGCGGGATCTTATGGGAATGCGATTAATCCACGGTTTTGGCGAAGGAGACTTTCGCCAATATTTCTTTGAAATTGATGAGCAGAGTTGTTTGGCCTTTTTTGAGTGGGACGGAGCCGAACCCATAGCCAAGAAGTTGCACGGACAGCCTATTTCTGGTCCCCGTGTTTTTGATCATATAGCCTTTGAGCTGGACTCCCAAGAAGAAGTTTGGGCACTTAAAGATAAGCTGGAAGCCGCAGGTTTTGCCTGTTCCGATATGATCGACCATGATTTTATTCACTCTGTCTATTCCTTTGATCCGAATGGAATTCCCATTGAATTCTGCTACAAAATCAAGGGCAGAGAAATTCGCAGAAAGCCGGTTATCAATGATTCATCACCTCCTCCTGCGGCGCAAGAAGGAGCTGATCCGCAACCAGGAATTTGGCCGGAGGTAACTCAACCCACACCGGAAAAAGCATGGGCAGTTAAACCAGGCGATAGCAGCGGCTTCTTTAAAAAATGA